In Anopheles bellator chromosome 2, idAnoBellAS_SP24_06.2, whole genome shotgun sequence, the genomic stretch CCTCGTCTagctcttttttgttttctatttgcttGCTACGGATGTTATTGGCAGTAGTTTACTCACCATTAGACTCCAGGAAAATGAGAACTACATTACAAAATGATTTCATAGTCTTCAGTAACATTGGCCGCTTTATTTTAGTCGAGTTTGGAGGTTCAGTTAAGTTCgcttttattaaaatgattttgtttcaaattatttGCATTGCTCTGCGGTGCCTTTACTTTTCCCTACGCTTTCATGCTTTCTAACTACTCCGAGTATAATTGTGAGAAGAAAATATGCTATAAATGAACAAAACTTCCAAACATCTACAATATTTCAGCTCTACGACACCTTCGGAAAGTGATTCGGAAGGATCACAGCGCTCTTCCACGGGGAAAGATTTTGAGATGGTGGAACCAGATGAGATGGCGGACACCGCGTAATCAGTGACGCATTTGGAAACGCGTAGAATGATTTTACAAACAAGCGAACCGTACGACTAGCCCCGCACGTCCCGCAGACAAGCATACAACAAATCATACAGGCTCATCCTTCACCTTCAGAAGTCTGTTACTGGACGATGGTTGCCAGTGATAGTCCCTAAACGACGGCCATTCGCATTCGAAACAAATTACCACCACGAATCAGCATGCTAATTTTTCTTATAGTTTTATTCCCGGGAACGCTGCATTCTAATCTGACTCTTGTTTGGCTGTTATTCGACTGCAACAAACGGCCCATTATAAAGCGTATCAAAACTGAGCGCGAAAGAAGTGATAGCGTTCGTTACAAAATTGAATACCTTTCTTGTGGCCATTCGTAACGCTTATCGGGTTACCGACAGTTGCGAATTGATAACGAAGGAAGGCCATGCGGACGTGGGCTCTACCCGTGCTCTAGGGggttttgcatttgcattaCGATTTGCAGTGGAACACCAACCAATAGTTAACGCCATCAAAACAACTCCACTCTAATGGACAGATTTACGTATGTGGTAACAACTTAGACATAAACCTTTTACACGATCTTGACAATGTGTGAACTTGAATTGGTCATTCCGGGAACGGGCAAATGGAAACCAATATCGGTTCTAGTTCTTCGCTCGCAATCCACATGTCTGAATCTCGCCGTTATCTGTCCGCTAATGTGCGCTTGGCTCGGGAATACGATCATCAAATccattaaaagaaacaaacaaaacaggaacGTGCTGCATAGAAAGTATCGCAGAAGCACAGTCAAACGCCAAAAACGGTTCCTTCCTATTTTCTACTCCGTGTGcgaatgacgacgacgacgatcggcttGGTGGCAATCGTTTGAAGCGTCCGTGCTAACGTGCAGTGCGCGTGCAATGTATTACGATGGTAGgaggttttgcttttttatttatatgcTAAAGGAACACCTTTCTCCGCAACATAATTTATAACCCACAGATTGTAGCGCAATTTGTTATTCCCTCCCAGGCGGCGAGACCCGGTGAGCGCCACCCAGAATACCCAGCTAGATTCACTAGTATAGTTTACGCTCCGCACTGCAGTGGAGCCTTTGTGCtggtagaaaacaaaaaatccatcaTTTTCAAATGACAAAATTAACAACAGGAGAAACATTATcagtaaaagcaaaaaaggtttaacaaaaacatcaaaactaAGTGCAAACGTTTAGTGCAAGAGATTTTGGGATAGAAGAGGATGTAGAGATTCGACGAATGGGTTTTTGTAGTGTGCCAGTTAGGTACGGTTATATTCAATAAACTTTATACGTACGAAAACAAACTTGCGTTAGttcttattttctttcttctctttaTTCTACAAACAAACTAAGCTCACCGATTGCGATAGTATCTCAATAGTACTGTGTGGTCTCGAATGGATCGTGCCAAACGTGTGTCACCGCTTCACCAATTTCAACGTCGTCCGGCCACATACCACACGAGTCGCAGGGTGAAGAAGTAAAGAATTTCCACCATTCCGAGCACGCTGAATCCGAGAAAAAATCCAGCTGTTCCTCCGATAGACACTGCAACGACCGAAAACAATGCGAGGCCGATCCAGTATGATTGAATAGTGGCAAGTACCAAAATGGATTAATGGACACGCTCAACTTTCCGACGTACCCAGTAGATCGGTGAAGGTAAACAGCAGCTGGCGGCTGAAGCGAACCAAAGGGTACCGCTTCATGACGACCAATCcaccgatgctgccgatgagCTTCTGCGTTTCCTTCAGAACCTGCAAAACGTTCAGAGCGAGGTGAAAGGTGTTTGCTACGGCTGGACACGTGTTGATTTAGCAAATGGCAAACCGATTCGCCACTGTGCCGTTCCGACCACCGACCGCAAGACGCGCGTGTCGTCTCACCTGGCGATTTTCAATGATAACCTTCGAACCCACACAGTTCTGCTCGCAGTAACACGGAATGCCCTTCTGGTCGTTGTTGTCCTGTTTGAACTCAAGGAACAATTTTTGGTGCCGTGGAAAGCATCGTATCAGCTGCTTGTAGTGGCAGACGGGTTTCGCGTTCGGGCCGGCTGGTGAGAAAGGGAGATGCGCTCGAATGCTGCGTCTGCGTGCCCGGTGGAGACGCCCGGTACTTGGTGCACTTACCCGGATTGGGATAGAAGTGCGGTATGCAGCCGCACAGTTTGAACGCCAGGGTGATGCGACACTCCTGCTGGCAAATGCCCTGCGTGTAGATGGAGTAATGCGTTAGGTTCGACTCGTCCGTGAAGCGGCAGCCTCGTTGCGAGATGGACGTTTCCCTAATGGGATGCCCCGGAATCCAGACGAAGTGGTGTCAAACAAGTTGAGGTAACTCTAATTTTGCCAAACTTACGCCTTAAAGTCCTTAGTGGTGACCAGTTCAATGGAAAACGTTTCAAACTCCTGCGCGTCGTTGCTGAGTGGCTGAAAGTTGGCAATGTTGGGCGTATCGTAGGGACTGTGGTAGAAGATCTGTCCGCACAATAAAGAGAAACGAGGGGCGAGTTCGTTTAAATGAGAAGGGAAACGTAAtccctgctgctgtttgtgaTGCCATCGATCGTTCGCTGCCACAAGGTCAATGTTCAAAGCGCCCTGGGCATCATTTAACATTGTTCAATGGCCGGTGACATGTTTACCATTAATTTACCGAAATGGGCGGCTCAAATCCGATGAAGCTGTACGTGATGTCACCGTCGAAAAGGTTCCCGAACCGGACGTCGTGCACGACGCGGGTCGAGTAGAATGCATCCGGCGGTTTCTGTCGGCCGACCAACAGCAGGCTAACGGGTGCCATACGGAGAAAGATCATAATTAATTAGCCAATTAGTTGGCACGCGAATCCACGTGCATACCTGGCGGTCAGGTTGGACGAAATGAAGCTGTTGGTGGTGTAACAGATGCCGTACTCGGTTAGCGTCTGCAGGGTGCGCAGATATTCCAGGTTGCTCTGCGTTCGAACGCGCAGTTCCGTGTCGTCGAGCCGGGACAGATCGCGCGTGAGGTTGTAGATCGTTTTCATATAGTTGTCGGGCTGTAGCTGCAACACTTCCAACACTCGCTGCCCCATTCGGTTCgcatgaaacatgaaacggcTATGAATGAAGCAGGGCGACGGTGCACGACGGCAGCCTTACGTCTACGTTTTCGTTGTGATGgatgttttcaaaattaaagTACGACGAGTTTGCCAGTGACTCCAGGAACCGGAAGAACTCCATTTGATCGTTCTCGTCGGTGATACCGTTGATTCTGTTGACGGTAAACTCAATGAAGGATCGCTTCAGCGCTTCTCCGAATCTCCAAAGCTGCTCGCACTCACAGGCAGTAGCTGCGCAGAGACGGCTGATAGATGCGCTTCAGGGGGCAAATGGTGAGACTGGGCATGGACGTATTCCAGTAGTAATGATCCTTCTCGATGGCCACGACCGTGGCTTTGTGCTGGTAGCGGTCCCAGGAAACGAAGCTCAGCACCACGGAGAAGTACAGCGCGGCAGCGATCAATGCAAGCCAAAACAATCTGTTACTGTGTAGCAGCGGACAGGGGTCCTGAATTCTTACTTTTCCGTAGCATGCAGAACCGGTTTCCCCAAATGTGCCAATCCATGGACGGCACCTTGCTCGAGGAACAGCAACACGAAGGTGCTGACCGATCTGAACAACTGCAGGATCCAGCTGAACGGACCTTTCTGTTCCCGCTGGTCTTTGGCGCGTTTCACAGACTTCACGGCCCGGGGATGCCCTTTctcaaaatgcatttttcgaCAACCAATCGCACACAGTGCACACGAAACAATGAAGCCAGTGGCAACATTTCTCGACGTTACGACCATAGGACCAGAGGATGGCTTGCGTGCGTTGTCGTGATTGGAGATGCATTTAAAAAACAGGCTAAACcattaaaacataattaacAACCCAATGCTTCAATTCGATTTGGATCACGGTGGTCAGTTTATCGTTTGCGTGACGGTGGTTAGGTGCACTTAGGCGGCACATTGACATTGAAATCACATTTGAACGCCATGCATACTTTACCACAACGGACCACTTTAGACCCCAATGGTCCTGAACTACTGCGAGACGTGACGCTCACCGAGTGCAGAGCAAACAACGACCGACAATTAACAACCGCGCGTGAAGATCGCGGCCATTGCGCTAATTATAGAGCTTGTCAGTGGCGACAGTTTTGCGAAAATGACGAACCTTCACTAGGACTGCTTAGGATTGATAACttttattcaacattcgttcGGCTTTGATCGCTTCTCACGGAAGTATTCGTGGCGTCAGTGCGTCCCGAGCCCCCGAGTCGACGGCCCTACTCTTCATCCTCCGCCACTGGCTGCTTCGGTCGCTTGGCTGGACGTCTCCTCGATGGCCTCGAGGCGTTCGCCGgcggcttcggtttcggcgtCGGTGGGTTCTCGAGCGCTTCCAGTTGCTCATCGGTCAGACGGTCCTTGTACCAGTCGGCGCTGGAATGGGGAGCGAGGGAAAGAGCATAGAAATCAGACAGTGCCCCCTTTGTTGCCGACCCCGGAAGTCGGTCGCTTACCAGTCCGGAACCTTCCGGGCCCACTCGCAGTGCTTGGCCTGATCGTCAAAGGCTTGCCCGAGCTTGCAGCCGTTCCGGCGGGGCGTTTCGCCGTTTATGCAGACGTAGAAGAACTGACAATCGTCCGGATCGGCGTACCGCGGATGGGTAGCCGCCTGTGTTTCGTTCACCTTCGGGCAGCTGAACTTGAACACGTCCTGCGACGTGCAGCCCTTCTTGTGGGCCTCATCGGGCCAGGTGCAGATGCCGGTCCGCTGATTGAACACCAGGCCCTCCGGGCACGTGATCATGTTGAACATACCGTCCACGCAGTAGTAGAACTTATCGCAGGCCCCGGTCTCGCTGGCAAAGTACCCGTTCTGGCGCGGACAGTGCTGCGATGGTTTCGGTGTTTCTGGTTGTCGTTTGTAAGAAGAACCAAAGCATGTTCAGCGCATTTACGGCGGGGGTGGGAATCTGGTGGGACTTACGGAACTTTGGCCGCTTGCTGCAGTCGATGTTGAACGGGAGGTCACACTTTTCCTGGTCCAGGTCGTAATCGTTGAACACCATCCCGTCCGGGCAGAGCTTCTCGGTGATCTGACCATCGCGACACTGGTAGTACTTGTCGCACTGCTCGGCATCGGCAAAGTACCCGTTCGGCTCCGGACAGTTCTCCGACAGTTCCGGGTCCGTTTCCGGGTCGGACGCCGCCACCTGAACCGGTCCCTTCTGTCGAACGGGGTTCCGCTCCGGGGCGCCAGAATCTACGGCCGGTTCCCGGTTGCGCACTGGCGGTCGCCGGTTGGTCTCATACTGCCTACGGAGCTGTGATTGTGCAGTGGCGAGCCCTATGTGCCGGAAGGTGAGTGGAAAAGTAGAATGTTGAATACTGGTAAATGTTTTCCCTTTACTTTTGAACTGTCACCGCGCGGTTTCGCGTTTGTTCGGTGGCCAAATTCGAAACACCACCGGTGTGCAAGTATCATAAATAGGTCCCAACCCGATCGCCGTCGCCAGCGTTCGGTGCGGCCATAAATCACCAccccaccgttttttttctttgctctggCTAGGATCTGGCAccggcaaaaaccgtcgcgcaACCCACGTGCAATGCAAATGCCGTTTCTAAAAATATGGTTCCAACAGACGAGGCAGACGAGCGATGCAGTCGCGATTCCAGACTTGGCCCCGATCCAGCGGCAATGTAAAACGGGGCAAACGGGCCAGTGAACATGGAGCGTTTGGCTCGATCCTTGGGTACGGTCTACAGTCTTTTCCTTCAACaacatttcactttcaattagCAGCCAGCCACATGTCGTGTGTCGTTAAACGGTTCTTGCATCGATTGGAGACATAAATATGAGCAGGTCCCAAGGGTCACGGTGCGACAGTTGTCACGCAAAATCACACGGCGCCGGTTTGTGCTCCTCTTGTGGAAGTCACGCTCTCAGTAGTGATACAAATTTAAAGAAGGTCCAAAAAGTGCGCGAAAAGATGCTTCAATGCAGTTCCTGTGAATGGTTTACGGTTGCGCCCGAAACATAAGTGCCCACTGGAATTGGCCAGTCACTCGGCAGAGAACGGCTTCAAAATCACCTCCTGGCAATTATATTCGCAGTaagcagaaaaaaagtaaGTTGCATAAATCACAAATCATCCCCCTTCGTGGCTGGTTTTTGCCATTGCACCGCTCCGGCATCTCCTTATGTGGCCGGTGCAATTCACCTTTTGATCAATGACAAAAGGACGAACCTGACGAAAtgatataaaataaaaacggttAACCAGTGACGGCTCATCAACCGCTCAACTTGACAGCGAACATCGACATCGCCGTCCATCATTATCCGCCGTGGTCGACCACTGACTGACCGCAGACGGGTTGTCGGTTTCGTTCCTGTTGCAACGaattggccaccggctgccCATGAACTTTAGTTTCACCGTGAGAAAAGATCGTCACAATATGTTTGTACGTGTTCGTGTTTCCCTTTAAGGGATCAGAGCTTAAGATCAGGTTGGCACACGTTTCCAATGGTAAACTTGGATTGGTGCCAGTACATTTTATGTTGATCGGTCCTGCCGAAACAAGGTAGCCACTGCGACGAGAGTCCAGGAGGGTGGCAAACAAATGTGATTAATCGTGAGCCATATTGCGTGAGAAACGGTGACCTTGCGCCACGCTGTTTAATGGTGAACAAGCGCCGGAACATGTGCTTGATCTGCTGGGCTCGAAAatcgccacggccacggtgatAAGCGCGCGGTGCGATGACTATGGCTACCGTGACTGTTTTTGCGGCCGCCTCCGGGGACGGTTGCGAAAAAGTTGTTTTCTTCGAGTGGCAAAGAGGTTGATAGAGAGGTTGATACGTCTGAATAATGCATGAACGGCGAGCGGAACAAcctgttccgttttgttttatattaaAGCCCCACTTTTGGCCCCTTTTAGGCGCCGACGGAATCCTTTCTCGCCATCCGCGATACATCAGCCCCTCCTCCTTGACCTTATCGTGTCGGGTGCATTCGCATGAAATTTTGTATGATCAATGCCTAGCCGGTTGAGCCGGGCAGGCGTCAGTGAGTCTTCCACAGGAGGGccgcaataaaaaaaaaacgcccgaaAGCCAGGGCACGAGCTGGGCGCACACGTGGCATACAAAAACAGGCTATTCATGTGAGACCTAGCGCAAGTGGTTGCTTCAGTGCCCCTGAAAATGAGTAACTACGAACGGCGCGGGTCCGCAAAGGAATCATAAGACGGAACGAAATTAGAACCGTTTGCCAAACCAAAGCGCCACAAATGAATTAATTAGGTGGACGAAGccgagagggcgagagagagagagaaaggcgcGTAAATCTCGCGACCACACAGTTCTTCCTCCCCGTTTCGGCCATTCGGCTCTGTAATTTGATTCATATTCTTGCCTTGCTACGCACACTATTTAAGCTTCAACGAACCGCGAAAACCCATCTTTATTTAATCAGGAGCCGCGCacacgctcgctcgctcgctcgctcggaaGATTTagtggtccggtccggattCGGCGGCGCCTTTCCTACGCGAGGCCCGCAACTCCCGCCAACTACGTAATGGTGATAGTTGGAAATTAAGCATCTTAAGTGACCACATCTACATTCGATCGTGCCCTTTTGAACTGTGCCGGCTGAACGGTTCGGCCAAAAATGccaaagctgctgctgctgctgctcaatcAAAGTACTCGCGTTATCATTGCCGAGTACGGGTCGTGTGGTAATCAAACGACGGCATCACGTTCGACTCAAGAACGCTGCGCAGAACGATAGTGGCGGTGCGTCACAGTTCCAATGCGCCGTGAATGATTCGCTTGATTCAGTGATTCTCAGATTCCGTCTCCCGGTGCGGTGAGATACGAAGCGTGAGCCGACCGTGAGCCGAAATATGCCGGGTGAGAGAGTTAATGCGCGATCGTgcgcgcgagagcgagagagagagagagcgatagtGCGTGTGGAGAAAGgatacgccgccgccgtggggttcgtgttcgtcgtcgtgttcgcCGGCCGTGGCGCGCTAGTCGCGATTTTGACTCCCGAGCGATTAAAGCGACGTGATTTGTGCTCCGTGCGCGTGCCAAGAAGTGCTGCTCGTTATGACGCCGTTATCCTTGACGCTGCGTCAGTGATGTCTAATGATGGCGCACGCTAACAAAGAGTTGTCCTTCACCTTTTTCGCGTCGTCACCGCCGCGGTCGTCCTTACGGTGAACGAGTGAGTGCTCCTGCTCGCTGTTGcgctggtagtggtggtgcgCGGTGCGGTTGTTCACAtcgttgtgtgttgtttgccgAACGCTTCAGACGAGGTTAACGGTTTAACAATGGTCCTAGGGGACGATGAGCACCGGAGGGGGGCCTCATTAGTGCCATTTTGTTGACACCGAACGCAAGAGTCCAGGCGGAGTGTCCCGCTTAACCCCCCGTTTACATTGTGTACGTGTGCGAGAAGGTCGACATCTCAGGGCAGGGCGATaaatctttatttttataaagaTCGAGCTCCGTGGCGATCGTGTGAAATCACGTTCGTTGGCGCGCTTCGATCCACTAATTAGCTCCCAATTGCCGGGTACGTGTCACGGGAGGGCAGATTAATTGGCCCCAAAATCacgccgagcgcgcgcgaaaagAATCCGGCGGCCTCGTGAAACTTGGAAGAGGTCCGGGGTTAAGCGAAGGGTCCGGAGGAACCGAAACCAAATCGCCGAGACTCGAGATTGCGCTCCCGGGTGGGACGACCGGCTTGCGGTGTATTGTTGTATAGTTTACGGCACTTGACGTTTGTTGAGGTGATTAGTGCGCCCGGTTGGTGGCCCACACAGGACCCCGCGGTGCTGATTAGACGCAATGGCGCTTTCGTCTATTGTGCGGCGCTCGGCGTGAATCGTTTCGATAATTCCTTTTCGGACACCCAGACGCAGCCACTTCCATAGAAACCGGTCCGTGGATACGTGGCGGATGCACGTCACAGGCCAGCTATGATCATCCTGTCCATCATCATAGAAGTGCGAGATAGTGGCTGACCTGTTGTGTTGTGAGGCGACTCCAGCAGTAATTGGTCGAATGGCTGGAACTCTCACGAATGACTGCCAATGATGCTGTGgggatgatgacgatgatgggttGAAAGCCAGAGTTACTGCCCGAGTTCGTGTTGCGCATGtccgcgaaaaaaaaagaaacgggatGAAAACGAGAGTGCTGTGCGCTGGTGTCAGTCCTTCAACTGACTCCACTAATGCTGCTGGTGTGTAGTAGGctcgttcggtcggtggtaAACGATGTTTCCGTAGCAGCATGCTGTGTGCGCGTAAACAACGGTGCCAGGCTGACCAGAAAGTTACCAGACTACATTCCGAGCCGTTGCTGGCAAGGATATGTGAGCCGTAGCTGTTGAAAGTGAGTTTCGAGGACCTTCCTTTTTCGTGTCAGTGTCTTTCGGGGAACCGTGAGTTTCCGTTCCGAACGCACTCCAAAGTGCCGTGTCCTAAAGTGTCCTTCTGGTCGCTAAAGTATGCTGTGCGGCAACATATGGAACGTGCAGGCTGGGCAGGATCTACTGTTactcaaaacagaaaaaagtggCACAAATCCTGTTCAATTGGCCTGTCAATTCGGTTGGTTGTACGACTCCgttgcgtttgtgtttgtgtagtGTGAGAGCGAGTCGACGCTTACTAAGACGAGCCTCCAGAACGAGTGAAAGGATGATGACGGTGGATATAGAAAAAGGCTCGTCGCTCGGTCGTCAGTGTGCGTGAGCGCGGAAAAGCGCGAAGAAAATTCAACAGGTTGAAGCAatatcgaccgaccgaccaagcACTCCAGTTCGGACGCGTTTCTGGTTCCGCGTAGCTTATAGTGAGGTCCCCATCGCAGCGACTGTGACctggaaaaaggattttcctGCACGCGGGACGAGCCTGTAATCGGAATCCCTACGGTCCCCTAGGAAGGCTCTATTCCGCAGTCCCCGGTGTGTGCAGCGAAAGTGGAGCGGACATCCGTTCGATAAAGGACCCTTACTTGGCGGCAGGCTTttgggggggggaggggcacGGGTAGCCGAGTTTAGCATATGTTCGGTGATGGCGCACCGGTGACCTACTAATACACTACTAGTTCCGTTCCGGCATTGATAAGCCTCTGCCGTGGTTCAATTTCCGGGCGTCGCAAACCAGAAATTGGTTTTCTGGTTTGGCCGGAACACAGCGACGCAATGGGCAAAACAGCGGTACGGGTAAATGGAAAAGTTAGAGGAAAGTTCACCATTCGGTTCTGTCCAACGTTGGCAACTGAAGGGGGGAGTCGCGATACTAATTTGCAATCGACGCCAACGGGCATTTCCATTAGCAAGGCCTAACCCTAAGGCTGTCTCATAGGCTGTCGCCAGCTTTTCGCCACGTTTCGCACGTGGCCGGCATTGCGTAACGCGGCGTTTGATCAGCTGGCGGTCGGCTGCCGGCACCGGCTACAAACGGCACCGGACATGTCAACAAATGTGCCAACAGGGATTCGATTATTGTTCCGAGTTGAAAGAGCACACCGTAAAACAGCTGTTCCGATGGGCGATTTCACCAGCCATTAGAGTGCGCGGAATTAAACGATGTTTTGTGCCGGTTCGTGGAGAATGGCCTAATTAGTGGACAGAGACCGCGTCTCCGCGAACTGGCAAAAATTGCTAATGCGCGCCCGGCAacgtgctgttgttgttgcggttgttgacgggattgtttcttcgtttccccACGTttctagcagcagcaggagagGCGGTGGGAGCAGCAGTGGTGGGGTGGTattccggcaccggttccaGTGAgtgccaacggtggcggcgacggtgataACGGAAAGCGAACCGCGGAC encodes the following:
- the LOC131207860 gene encoding sodium channel protein Nach, translated to MHFEKGHPRAVKSVKRAKDQREQKGPFSWILQLFRSVSTFVLLFLEQGAVHGLAHLGKPVLHATEKLFWLALIAAALYFSVVLSFVSWDRYQHKATVVAIEKDHYYWNTSMPSLTICPLKRIYQPSLRSYCLINGITDENDQMEFFRFLESLANSSYFNFENIHHNENVDRVLEVLQLQPDNYMKTIYNLTRDLSRLDDTELRVRTQSNLEYLRTLQTLTEYGICYTTNSFISSNLTASLLLVGRQKPPDAFYSTRVVHDVRFGNLFDGDITYSFIGFEPPISIFYHSPYDTPNIANFQPLSNDAQEFETFSIELVTTKDFKAETSISQRGCRFTDESNLTHYSIYTQGICQQECRITLAFKLCGCIPHFYPNPAGPNAKPVCHYKQLIRCFPRHQKLFLEFKQDNNDQKGIPCYCEQNCVGSKVIIENRQVLKETQKLIGSIGGLVVMKRYPLVRFSRQLLFTFTDLLVSIGGTAGFFLGFSVLGMVEILYFFTLRLVWYVAGRR
- the LOC131211924 gene encoding protein obstructor-E; translation: MLISREVTVKMKAVAKLSLSFLVLVGVIFGLATAQSQLRRQYETNRRPPVRNREPAVDSGAPERNPVRQKGPVQVAASDPETDPELSENCPEPNGYFADAEQCDKYYQCRDGQITEKLCPDGMVFNDYDLDQEKCDLPFNIDCSKRPKFQTPKPSQHCPRQNGYFASETGACDKFYYCVDGMFNMITCPEGLVFNQRTGICTWPDEAHKKGCTSQDVFKFSCPKVNETQAATHPRYADPDDCQFFYVCINGETPRRNGCKLGQAFDDQAKHCEWARKVPDCADWYKDRLTDEQLEALENPPTPKPKPPANASRPSRRRPAKRPKQPVAEDEE